DNA sequence from the Lynx canadensis isolate LIC74 chromosome B2, mLynCan4.pri.v2, whole genome shotgun sequence genome:
CTCTGCTCACTTTTGCCTCAGATGCTAGAATTTTCTCTAATGATTCTGCCGTGAAAGGCACATAGAGCACAGTCTTGCCTGTGATTCCCTTGCCCACTGCAGGTCTAAGTCCGGCTCTGTTCCCCGCAGGTAACAAATACGTACCTCGGGCCATCCTGGTGGATCTGGAGCCAGGCACCATGGACTCGGTCAGGTCTGGACCATTCGGCCAGATCTTCAGGCCAGACAACTTCGTGTTCGGTATGTAGTCCTGATCCATGGCAAATGGCTCAGTGAGTCTCCTTTCTCAACACTGTGGAAATCATCGTTCTTGGTGCTGAATGCTAAGGTGGAGATTGTGTGTCCATGGACAGCCTTGGGTCCTGGCCACTTCTCTGGCCCCTCTCTGGGCAGCTCAAAGAGCTGTCAGCCTGCAGAGGGCTTCTATGGTGCTCCTACTACAGAGCAGCCCGTGGCAGTAAAGAATACTGAGCAGTGATGAACCTTCCAACAGGAAGGTTGACAGGCTGCCGGTGATGTCAGAGGGCCCGAGACAGCAGGTAACCACTTCAGGAAGCCAGAGGCCAAAGGCACAGGTTGTGACCAGAAGTGGAGACAGCAGCTTGGAGCCCATCTTCTTTTTGGATCATATTGTACCCTTGCCCTTGCCTGTTTATTAAACCTATTCACAGAAGCTTCCTGTTCCTAATTTTAAAACCAGTTGGGTTTTGTTAAACTGTCTTCTTGATCAGTTAATAACTCCATATGAATAAACTTGCTTATGATCTCCAGTGTTTTTGAAGATCATGGATGTATAGAAAATTTTCTGTAAGAAAGCATATCTAAAAGAGAAGAATCTGCAATTCCAAGATTAGTCTATactcaaaatgaaagaattcagatTTCCTTATGTTTTAGTGTCTAAtattctcctttccctctggcaGGCCAGAGCGGTGCTGGAAACAACTGGGCAAAGGGCCACTACACAGAGGGAGCCGAGCTGGTCGACTCGGTCCTGGACGTGGTGAGGAAGGAATCAGAAAGCTGTGACTGTCTGCAGGGCTTCCAGCTGACCCACTCGCTGGGGGGCGGCACAGGGTCCGGGATGGGCACCCTGCTCATCAGCAAGATCCGGGAGGAGTACCCCGACCGCATCATGAACACCTTCAGCGTCATGCCCTCGCCCAAGGTGTCAGACACGGTGGTCGAGCCCTACAACGCCACCCTGTCGGTGCACCAGCTGGTGGAAAACACAGATGAAACCTACTCCATTGATAACGAGGCGCTGTACGACATCTGCTTCCGCACCCTGAAACTGACCACCCCCACGTACGGCGACCTCAACCACCTGGTGTCGGCCACCATGAGCGGGGTGACCACCTGCCTGCGCTTCCCGGGCCAGCTGAACGCCGACCTGCGCAAGCTGGCCGTGAACATGGTGCCCTTCCCGCGCCTGCACTTCTTCATGCCCGGCTTCGCGCCGCTCACCAGCCGGGGCAGCCAGCAGTACCGCGCGCTGACGGTGCCCGAGCTGACCCAGCAGATGTTCGACTCCAAGAACATGATGGCCGCGTGCGACCCGCGCCACGGCCGCTACCTGACCGTGGCTGCCATCTTCCGCGGCCGCATGTCCATGAAGGAGGTGGACGAGCAGATGCTCAACGTGCAGAACAAGAACAGCAGCTACTTCGTCGAGTGGATCCCCAACAACGTGAAGACGGCCGTGTGCGACATCCCGCCGCGCGGCCTCAAGATGTCGGCCACCTTCATCGGCAACAGCACGGCCATCCAGGAGCTGTTCAAGCGCATCTCGGAGCAGTTCACGGCCATGTTCCGGCGCAAGGCCTTCCTGCACTGGTACACGGGCGAGGGCATGGATGAGATGGAGTTCACCGAGGCCGAGAGCAACATGAACGACCTGGTGTCCGAGTACCAGCAGTACCAGGACGCCACGGCCGACGAGCAGGGCGAGttcgaggaggaggagggcgaggaCGAGGCTTAAGGACTTCTCAAATACATCGTGCATCTTTAGTGAACTTCTGTTGTCCTCAATCAAGCATGGTCTTTCTATTTGTATACTATGGTGCTCAGTTTTGCCTCTGTCAGAAATTCACACTGTTGATGTAATAATGTGGAACTCCTAAAAATTACAGTATTGTCTAAGATATCTATACTAATAAAAAAGCATGTGTCTAAAACTTTGtggtctcttttttcctttcaggtaATTTTTATTCCACTAAatgctttttttggtttttaactcactacatcttatctttttttttttcttttttaatacttatttgagagagagcgtgcgcacaagtggtggaggggcagagggagagggagagaggattccaagcaggctctgcactgttcgTGCAGAGCTGGATACCAGGCTCAACATCCAGAACAGTGAGCTCatgattgagccaccaggtgcccttcCAGTAAATGCTTCTGGGTTTAGTCATCTTAACAAAATTGGatttttgttaagtatttttaagttaatgGCTTCTCTGCTCTTTTAATAAAGACAGATATAaagacatatttttcattttcactgaccCCAAGTATTAAAGTAAATGAATCCAGTAAACATGTCCAGCAGTGAATCGAGATTCAAGGACAAAGCAAACCTTCCTACCTTACTTGCTGTAGTTCCAGCAACCCTTGTGAAAATGTAGTATGGAGGGTCGTGTTTCTCTACTTTGAACAATGTGACAAACACAAGTAAAAAGACCAGTGAAAACTTGTACCTCTCAGATAAAAAGTAAAGCATAAATTCAAGATTCAATGTACCCTGAAATAACAGTGATAAATACTCCAAATGCTTCACCTAAGATACGAGAGAAAGTAAATCACAACCAGAATTTATTTTAACGGTAGAATTCACaacttaatgtttaaaaaatcagatcTAATTTTCGTAGCCTTTATAGCTACAAGACTTTaagtttgtttgtgtttattcatttatttagagggagtatgaggggaggaggggcagagagaaagtatcccaagcaggctctgagctgtcagcacagagcaggatgcagggctcgaactcatgaaccacaagatcgtgacctgagctgaaatccagaagcagacacttaatccactgagccacccagatgcccctagaagaCGTTTTAATAGGTCATTATTTGTGTATGTCTGAGAGTACTTTGCAGGGAGTAGAAAGCATGGAGGTGAGGTGTGACGGGTGTGTTTCACAGGTGGCAACAGGCTGAAGCCCCACACTAAGGAATGCCCAGCTCCCAGCAGTGGGCATTTTTATTGTAAGAAGTCTTCTGCTAACTTATTGAATTCATTTGCAAAACGTAGATGCAGGTTGTGTTTGCCTTCTGGCATCAAAtgcaacctaaaaaaaaaaaaaaaaaaaaaagcacttatgATTAATGGCACATAATTTAATCAAATTCTTACCCTTTCTAACATTTCATGAAAATCTGAAGTGGAAAACCGCCCCTTCTTTTCGTGACTACTATTGGGGAGAAAACATAAGATACGTAATACAAACTTTCCCCGAATATAGACTTAAGGGTGAAAGCTTCTTGGGCGTTGACTTAACAGAGCACACACATGGCAACTGGAATTTGGAACTGTATCCTGTAACAAAGAGTTTGACTTTAAATCTGATGAGAGTGGGGGATGTGATTTGGTCGTTacctagggagaaaaaaaaatccattttaataagGTTGACTTTAAGAGAGAAGGTTGAGGagatgataaaaatacaaaatgtccAGACTCCACTGGATTGGAACAGGTGAGCTTCTTGGGGTTTCCTACAGTGAAAGCCCAAATCAGAAATCACAGCCCCCACCAGCCTGTTGTTTAAGGCTCAAAATCACCCAGTCATTTTTGGAAGATTGACTAAGTCTGGATACAAGCCACCAGACAAAGGGCAAGTTAAGTGTTCCTTAGGATTGTGAGGGCAGCTGGAGGCGGCATCAGCAACGCTTTGTTCTGCAGCTGTCACAACATGTCTTGTGGCAAACCTCACTGTGCTCATGAGACTTCTTTCAATAAGCTTTTGGTCAAATGTGGCTGGttgcaatttctttaataaaagcaGTCTTCTCTGAGTTCTGCACTTATTGGCTATAAAAGCgcagaaataataaaagttttaaacaaaGCTTTTAGGATATAAGCAAAAGTTCAAGCTATTTTATATACAGTAACAATAGGGACATTAAAAGGGTCATACTGGGGCAAAATGCCAGTTACTACATTGCCTAATTCTCTGACCTTTCAGCAACTGGGGTTTGAGAGCTCTAAGAACTTCAGTGAGCACTAAGGAGGATTTGCAGGGAAAAGGAGCTGGGGAATAGAGCTGTCCTTGGACAATGTTGGGCCCCCTGCAACTCCACCACACTGGGTGTGAGGTAGGTGTATGTAGATACACATGATAATCTACTCGAAAAAGGATATATTGTTGGCATCTTTCTGAGGCCATGGGGAAAGCTAATAATGCTATTAATAGCCAGAACACTCCAAATTCAATTTTAATGTGGTTCAGGAAATAAAGGATAAGCTGCACCAACCCCAAAGACAGGACCCCAGTTGTGCTACACATGGAACAAGGGCTTGCAGGGATGCTCAGGGTCTCCATTTTTAGAAGGCAGAAAATAACAAACTGCAAGGATATTGAAAGGTCATAGAAGGACATGTCTACGCTAAACTGAATGTATACTAACTGAACTCTGAAGCAGAGGGACCCCGACCTGCCAAAGCTGGACATTTTCCTTCGTGGGTAGTCAAGCTGGTTATCACATGCTCTGCCCTGTTGCTACAATTTTCTCAGGATTCCCAAGGAAGGAGAGACACCTACtgtgaatctcttctgttttttagCCTGTGCTCCTGCACTATTCATTGGTAATCTCTATAGGTCTCAGGTAAAGAAAAACTAGGTCCCCTTCATTAAAAATAGTGGAGGCCTGTTTTGAGGCATCTACATTCAGAACTGCACTGGACtgtggataggtgggtggatggatggggtTATGAAGAAAATTGCTCTTCTCCTTAATACATTTTGGAGGTCATTTCAAGGTCCTTAGTATATCCTTGGCCTTTAGGTCTGACACAGGATTCACTACACTTAACACTTACCAAGTGTACCTCTTTGGGAACAGTCACCTGGACAGGCATAAATATGTAGATGTCAAGGCAATGTAGCAGTGTACTGCTGAGGGAGCTTCTCACCCAAATAACAAAAGGAACTAATCCCATGCTCTGTGTTTTCAAACAACCACATTTTCCAGGAAAACCAGTAGCAAGTCCCCCACAATCAAACACATGGCTCAGCTGGAAATGAAGGGGCCTCCTGCTTGCTGGGGCCGGCTCCTGCCTGCATTTGGCTCCTTTAGAAAAAGAGATGTGACTCTAGATCTTCTCAGCAACAGAAATGTGTCTAATCCCACAGTGTAAATTCAGTGGTGGTTTTACCTCTGCTTGAGAACACTCCTTCCAGGATGCTCTTCACAGATGAAGTGACAAAGGAGAAACACGCTGGCCCCACTATATTACCTCTCCTTCCTCAGTCTAACCTTCTACAGCTTTCAAGTTAAGCTCGGAGAGCTACAGACAGGAACAGGCAATAAGTAATGCGCTACagttttttccttcactttggaTATGATAAACCTCTACATTATACATGAACCCATAAAGTTGTTAGTTAAGTCTGAGCATTTCTGTTTTAACCAAAAACCAAAGTAGTCGTTGTTTGTACCTGGAGCTCTTCCCCTATGAAAACTGGAGAGCAATGTGACTCACAGGGAGGCCTTCTCTCTTTCAGGCATTCCTCCCCAGGCCATCCAAACCTGGCTGCCAACAACATCCCCTTTCAATTCTTTATTCTCTGCTTGGtatctatcgatctatctatccatctatttattatgttctttattttgagagagacagcatgagcatggggggggggggacacagggagagaagaacaaaggatctgaagcaggctctgtgctgacagcagtgaacctgatgcaggtctccaactcacaaactatgagatcatgacctgagccgaagtcggaggctcaaccgactgagccacccaggcgccctctctgttccttttagAGAGCCCATCTAAGAAAAGGGTGATAATGGATGGGCCATAATTCCCTTCAAGCCGGTAAAGCAGGGGTGTAGAGCATGGCCTCCCAGCCTGCATCTTCCCCAGCAGGCTCTCTCCTCTCAGCCGGAGGGCGGCCAGGCCCAAGTAGATGTTTGGGAAAGGCGGAAGTAGAGGTCTTGCTGCGAAGTTTCTTCTCTCAAATGCAACCTTGTCTCAAgcattagaaagaaacaaaacttccTCAGAGGCTGTTTTTCTAGTAATGCCACAGCCCTCTGGGCTATCGGGGTCTACCAGATGGATGCTTGTAACTCGTGAGTGGAGACACAAGCCTTGCCAAACCTGGGGGATTACAAGGGCCAAGTAGGGGCCTTCTGACTGGACTGAGAGCTTTCTTTGGGTCACAGCTGCATGTTATTGGAGGTGATACCACAGGGTTAAAGGCATGGGCAGTATGGGGTCAGGACATGTCCAGTCTAATCAACATGGGATCTATACTAGCAAGTTACTTCATCTCCTGAAACCACAATTCCTCATCTGGAAAAGGGGGATGAGTAACAGCATCTACCCCCATAGGATTATTCTGATGACAAAATGCATATGAGGCTCATAGTATGGGATCTCTGGGCACACAGTgaccaataaatgtttgctattattttcttattcttattgaATTGTACTTTACAATGTGCAAAAGTCCTTACAAAGGTTCTAATTATGTATGGCATATTAATGAAATGCTCTGACTTGGGAgcataatttatttacatttggctAACACAATCCACTCCAGTTGGAGAGATTTTACAACATGTCACGGCAAGTCTTGTCTAGAAAGGATGAGACCCCACTCTCGCTACAATGCAAAGGATTCAGCTTCGTAAGGATGAGCCTAATCCTGTTTGGAGTTAATCTTGTAACCTGACCCTAAGTGGGATCTTGAGCTGATTGCTTTCCCTTCAACCACAGCAGCAAGCAGTTAGAGATGAGGCACTAGAGGGAGCACCTGCaggaggaagggatggggagagcTAGAGAGAAAGTCATCCGGGGCAGTTAGAGGGGAGGGcacatctcccctcccctgtcacaAATTTGGGGTTGGCCTAGAAGTGGAAGCCAAGGCAGCCATCCCTGCTTACTGTCCACCTACTCCCAGTAACCTGGCTCACTTTACCACAGAGCTAAAAACAAACCTTTGTCCTCAGCATGAATTTCTGTCACCTAGGTCAATTCATCTCACCCCCGCTCATGTACATCTCCTCCTGGCCTGCACTGGAGGTCTGGGGCCATCTGACCTCTGATGGCCAGACTTGAAGAGCCAGGAAGCTACAGAGAGaagtcccttcctctcttcttcccttccatgAGTCAGAGGACAGAACCTGGCCCACTGCCTAGACAACCTAATCACGTGTACCCTCACTGCCAGCCTGCTGGCACATCCTCCAGTGAACCTACCACAGGCCAAGACCTCTGTGGAGAATGCCTGTACCTTTGCCCTCCCCACTGTGGTGGTTGGTTTTATGTGTAAACTTG
Encoded proteins:
- the LOC115513646 gene encoding tubulin beta-2A chain, producing MREIVHIQAGQCGNQIGAKFWEVISDEHGIDPTGSYHGDSDLQLERINVYYNEAAGNKYVPRAILVDLEPGTMDSVRSGPFGQIFRPDNFVFGQSGAGNNWAKGHYTEGAELVDSVLDVVRKESESCDCLQGFQLTHSLGGGTGSGMGTLLISKIREEYPDRIMNTFSVMPSPKVSDTVVEPYNATLSVHQLVENTDETYSIDNEALYDICFRTLKLTTPTYGDLNHLVSATMSGVTTCLRFPGQLNADLRKLAVNMVPFPRLHFFMPGFAPLTSRGSQQYRALTVPELTQQMFDSKNMMAACDPRHGRYLTVAAIFRGRMSMKEVDEQMLNVQNKNSSYFVEWIPNNVKTAVCDIPPRGLKMSATFIGNSTAIQELFKRISEQFTAMFRRKAFLHWYTGEGMDEMEFTEAESNMNDLVSEYQQYQDATADEQGEFEEEEGEDEA